One Paracoccaceae bacterium genomic region harbors:
- a CDS encoding Gfo/Idh/MocA family oxidoreductase — MRVLVIGTGSIGRRHAANLTDLGATVAALSWRETTLAEIEGRLASSDAAVIATATDIRLPLVVACAAAGVPFYCEKPLAFRQADLDALMAAAAPVAARSMAGYMMRWHPAFRALAQADLGDVYRFSFEIGHDVNAWRADWRFTDSYAARAEGGGVLLDLCHEIDMAACLFPGLRLAGVESLGHRRFPGVDMASRLALATPGGIQGSIAMDYLAPALIRRAHLAGQRMLHDWDFAAQCYAVTGAGGRQTVDLPHARNAMFLDAMRDFMALVTGAPVSDVEHLPRLDRLGDGPALTCAAWAQRRFAGTIEKDLS; from the coding sequence TTGCGGGTGCTTGTCATCGGAACAGGATCGATCGGGCGGCGTCATGCCGCGAACCTGACCGATCTGGGCGCGACCGTAGCGGCCCTGTCCTGGCGCGAAACCACGCTGGCCGAAATCGAGGGCCGTCTTGCCAGTTCCGATGCGGCCGTGATCGCCACCGCCACCGACATCCGCCTGCCGCTGGTCGTGGCCTGCGCGGCGGCAGGTGTTCCGTTCTATTGCGAAAAGCCGCTCGCCTTCCGGCAGGCCGATCTTGACGCGCTGATGGCGGCGGCCGCACCTGTCGCGGCGCGCTCCATGGCGGGTTACATGATGCGCTGGCATCCCGCGTTCCGCGCTCTGGCGCAGGCTGACCTCGGGGATGTCTATCGCTTTTCGTTCGAGATCGGGCATGACGTGAACGCCTGGCGGGCTGACTGGCGGTTCACTGACAGCTATGCCGCCCGGGCCGAGGGCGGCGGCGTGTTGCTTGATCTCTGCCATGAGATCGACATGGCAGCCTGCCTGTTTCCCGGGTTGCGGCTGGCGGGCGTGGAAAGCCTGGGCCACCGCCGCTTTCCGGGTGTGGACATGGCCAGCCGCCTTGCGCTGGCGACCCCGGGCGGCATCCAGGGCAGCATCGCCATGGACTATCTTGCGCCCGCCCTGATCCGCCGGGCGCATCTGGCCGGGCAGCGCATGTTGCACGACTGGGATTTCGCGGCGCAGTGCTATGCCGTGACTGGCGCAGGGGGGCGGCAGACGGTCGATCTGCCGCATGCGCGCAATGCCATGTTCCTCGACGCGATGCGCGATTTCATGGCCCTTGTCACGGGCGCCCCGGTCTCGGATGTCGAGCATCTGCCGCGCCTTGACCGGCTGGGCGATGGCCCGGCGCTGACCTGCGCGGCATGGGCGCAGCGCCGCTTTGCCGGAACCATCGAGAAGGACCTGTCATGA
- a CDS encoding SDR family oxidoreductase, translated as MTDLSSRTVFITGSGGVLGRAYVRRMLAAGARVITSDLPGARADALVADFGDNPSFAFYPLDVSDETQVVGVFSRMLADGWQPNVVLNNAAITGELLMGAGKPFPDFANTSVEDWERTLRTNLTGAFMVARQMDRDIVGKWPCTLINVASMYALNGPHHAIYEGMPFRSFSAYSTTKAGIHGLTLWLAGYWAPRGATVNTIAPGAVFNGHSEEFQRRVGALIMQGRMAQPDEIADAMLFLASPQAGYMTGQLVNVDGGFSGW; from the coding sequence ATGACCGACCTTTCCTCCCGCACCGTCTTCATCACCGGATCGGGGGGCGTGCTGGGCCGTGCCTATGTGCGCCGGATGCTGGCGGCGGGGGCGCGTGTGATCACCTCGGACCTGCCGGGGGCACGCGCCGACGCCCTGGTGGCCGACTTCGGAGATAACCCGAGCTTTGCCTTCTATCCACTTGACGTATCTGATGAAACGCAGGTTGTTGGCGTCTTTTCGCGGATGCTGGCAGATGGCTGGCAGCCGAATGTCGTGCTGAACAATGCCGCCATCACCGGCGAACTGCTGATGGGGGCGGGCAAGCCCTTTCCCGATTTCGCCAACACCAGTGTCGAGGACTGGGAACGCACGCTGCGCACCAACCTGACCGGCGCCTTCATGGTCGCCCGCCAGATGGATCGCGACATCGTCGGCAAATGGCCCTGCACCCTGATCAACGTGGCTTCGATGTATGCGCTGAACGGGCCGCATCACGCGATCTATGAAGGCATGCCCTTCCGTTCGTTCAGCGCCTACTCCACCACCAAGGCGGGCATCCACGGGCTGACACTGTGGCTCGCGGGCTATTGGGCGCCGCGCGGCGCCACGGTGAACACCATCGCCCCGGGTGCCGTGTTCAACGGCCATTCCGAGGAATTCCAGCGGCGCGTCGGTGCGTTGATCATGCAGGGCCGGATGGCCCAGCCGGACGAGATTGCCGATGCGATGCTGTTTCTTGCGAGCCCGCAGGCAGGCTACATGACCGGCCAGCTGGTGAATGTGGACGGCGGGTTCAGCGGCTGGTGA
- a CDS encoding HupE/UreJ family protein: protein MIPALAFGHSGDHGASPLASGLGHPVGGADHLLAMVTLGVLAVGIGGRALWAMPVAFVAAMVAGGAMGAAGLPFPGVEPMILASIVVFGALAALALRLPLAPVLAMVAAFGAAHGWAHGAEGPAEGLVPYAAGFAAATMMLHLAGIGLGTVTGRLAAWAPRVAGAGAALAGLGLAFG, encoded by the coding sequence ATGATCCCGGCGCTGGCCTTCGGGCACAGCGGCGACCATGGCGCATCGCCGCTTGCCTCGGGCCTTGGCCATCCGGTCGGCGGGGCGGATCACCTGCTGGCCATGGTGACGCTGGGCGTTCTGGCGGTGGGGATCGGCGGTCGCGCGCTCTGGGCGATGCCGGTCGCATTCGTCGCCGCGATGGTTGCGGGCGGGGCCATGGGTGCTGCCGGCCTGCCCTTTCCGGGGGTGGAGCCGATGATCCTTGCCTCGATCGTGGTCTTCGGGGCCCTGGCTGCGCTGGCGCTGCGGCTGCCGCTGGCGCCGGTGCTGGCGATGGTCGCGGCGTTCGGCGCCGCCCATGGCTGGGCGCATGGCGCCGAGGGGCCGGCAGAGGGGCTGGTGCCCTATGCGGCGGGGTTCGCGGCGGCAACGATGATGCTGCATCTGGCGGGCATCGGGCTTGGCACCGTGACCGGGCGCCTTGCGGCCTGGGCGCCCCGTGTGGCGGGTGCGGGGGCCGCGCTTGCGGGCCTCGGCCTGGCGTTCGGCTAG
- the ureG gene encoding urease accessory protein UreG translates to MIPAPPPRHPSPNGPLRVGIGGPVGAGKTTLTEMLCRHFRDRLSMAVITNDIYTREDADYLMRAQALSLDRIRGVETGGCPHTAIREDASINLAAVADLTRAIPDLELILIESGGDNLAATFSPELADLTIYVIDTAAGQDIPRKRGPGVTRSDLLVVNKTDLAPHVGVDLALLESDTRRARGARPFVLAQLRHGGGVPDVAAWLARAGGLVGDERLELPTSSV, encoded by the coding sequence ATGATCCCTGCCCCGCCGCCCCGCCACCCCAGCCCCAACGGTCCCCTGCGCGTGGGGATCGGCGGCCCCGTCGGCGCGGGCAAGACGACGCTGACCGAGATGCTGTGCCGCCATTTCCGCGACCGGCTGTCGATGGCGGTGATCACCAACGACATCTACACGCGCGAGGATGCGGACTATCTGATGCGGGCGCAGGCGCTGTCGCTCGACCGGATCCGGGGCGTGGAAACGGGGGGCTGCCCGCATACGGCGATCCGCGAGGATGCCAGCATCAACCTGGCCGCCGTGGCCGACCTGACCCGCGCGATCCCCGATCTGGAGTTGATCCTGATCGAAAGCGGGGGCGACAACCTGGCGGCGACCTTCAGCCCGGAACTGGCCGATCTGACGATCTATGTCATCGACACGGCGGCCGGTCAGGACATCCCGCGCAAGCGCGGCCCCGGGGTGACACGCTCTGACCTGCTGGTGGTGAACAAGACCGATCTTGCGCCGCATGTCGGTGTCGATCTTGCGCTTCTGGAAAGTGATACCCGCAGGGCCCGGGGCGCGCGGCCCTTCGTGCTGGCACAGTTGCGGCACGGCGGCGGAGTGCCCGATGTGGCGGCCTGGCTGGCGCGTGCGGGGGGACTGGTGGGTGATGAGAGACTCGAACTCCCGACATCCTCGGTGTAA
- a CDS encoding antifreeze protein has product MPPMTTPADLIALSIKTSIMLAQANMVITMRMLGLMGMWRVLPTENTRMSSEKMTAARHSGQAMVRATLQGKSPAKVAEAGLRPVARVTRANAKRLAARGPGAPA; this is encoded by the coding sequence ATGCCCCCGATGACGACCCCGGCCGACCTGATCGCCCTGTCGATCAAGACCTCGATCATGCTGGCGCAGGCCAACATGGTGATCACCATGCGGATGCTCGGCCTGATGGGCATGTGGCGCGTCCTGCCGACCGAGAACACGCGCATGTCGTCCGAGAAGATGACGGCGGCGCGCCACAGCGGCCAGGCCATGGTGCGCGCGACGCTTCAGGGCAAGTCGCCCGCCAAGGTCGCCGAGGCCGGGTTGCGACCCGTCGCACGCGTGACCCGCGCCAATGCCAAGCGCCTGGCCGCCCGTGGCCCGGGCGCCCCTGCCTGA
- a CDS encoding ATP-binding cassette domain-containing protein has protein sequence MARAPLLQLSSISLTFGGNPVFDGLDLVVQDGDRIALVGRNGSGKSTLMKVMAGLVEPDRGARVAPQGVAVGYMEQDPDLSAFATLGDYAASGLPPGEGWRVDAAAEGLGFRPDAPVATASGGERRRAALAKLMAEAPELMLLDEPTNHLDIAAIEWLEATLRDTRAAFVLISHDRAFLTALTRTTVWIDRGQVRRREAGFDGFEDWRETLWAEEDEARHKLDRKIRAEAKWAVEGISARRKRNQGRVRALAALRAERAAQIRRQGTAAMALDAGPQSGARVIEARGLGHAFGDRVIARGLDLRVMRGDRVAFVGPNGAGKTTLLNLLTGRLAPQAGSVTLGSGIAMATYDQTRAALDPEATLWDSLTGDPAMGVTGQGDQVMVRGQPRHVVGYLKDFLFDERQVRAPVKSLSGGEKARLLLARIMARESNLLILDEPTNDLDIETLDLLQDVLGDYPGTVLLVSHDRDFIDRVATQTVALEGDGRVGVYPGGWSDYAAQRPEIAEIIEKSTATAPKPATRVKKPTDGLTFVERKRLDDLPAQIARLEAEIGKLSDLLSDPGLFTREPVKFARAGQMLTDRQAALAAAEEEWLRLAEKADG, from the coding sequence ATGGCCCGCGCTCCGCTTCTGCAACTTTCCTCGATCTCGCTGACCTTCGGCGGAAACCCCGTGTTCGACGGGCTGGACCTGGTGGTCCAGGATGGCGACCGCATCGCGCTTGTCGGCCGCAACGGTTCGGGAAAATCCACGCTGATGAAGGTGATGGCGGGACTTGTCGAACCCGACCGGGGCGCCCGTGTGGCGCCGCAGGGCGTTGCCGTCGGCTATATGGAACAGGACCCCGATCTTTCGGCCTTTGCCACGCTGGGCGACTATGCCGCCTCGGGGCTTCCTCCCGGCGAGGGCTGGAGGGTCGATGCGGCCGCCGAGGGGCTGGGATTTCGCCCGGACGCGCCCGTGGCCACAGCATCGGGCGGCGAGCGGCGCCGCGCCGCCCTGGCCAAGCTGATGGCCGAGGCGCCCGAACTGATGCTGCTGGACGAGCCGACGAACCACCTCGACATCGCGGCGATCGAATGGCTCGAGGCGACGCTGCGCGACACCCGCGCGGCCTTCGTGCTGATCAGCCACGACCGCGCCTTCCTGACCGCGCTGACCCGCACCACCGTCTGGATCGACCGGGGACAGGTGCGGCGGCGGGAGGCAGGTTTCGACGGGTTCGAGGACTGGCGCGAGACACTCTGGGCCGAGGAGGACGAGGCCCGTCACAAGCTTGACCGCAAGATCAGGGCCGAGGCGAAATGGGCGGTCGAGGGCATCTCGGCCCGGCGCAAGCGCAACCAGGGCCGGGTGCGGGCGCTGGCTGCGCTGCGGGCCGAACGGGCCGCGCAGATCCGCCGGCAGGGCACCGCGGCCATGGCGCTCGACGCCGGGCCACAGTCCGGCGCGCGGGTGATCGAGGCGCGGGGCCTCGGCCATGCCTTCGGTGACCGGGTGATCGCGCGGGGGCTTGACCTGCGGGTGATGCGCGGCGACCGCGTTGCCTTCGTCGGCCCCAACGGCGCCGGAAAGACCACGCTTCTCAACCTGTTGACGGGACGTCTTGCACCGCAGGCGGGCAGCGTCACGCTGGGCAGCGGCATCGCCATGGCCACCTATGACCAGACCCGCGCCGCGCTCGACCCCGAGGCGACGCTGTGGGACAGCCTGACCGGCGATCCGGCAATGGGCGTCACGGGGCAGGGCGACCAGGTGATGGTGCGCGGCCAGCCCCGGCATGTTGTGGGCTATCTCAAGGATTTCCTGTTCGACGAACGGCAGGTGCGCGCGCCGGTGAAAAGCCTGTCGGGCGGCGAAAAGGCGCGGCTTCTGCTGGCGCGGATCATGGCGCGGGAATCGAACCTGCTGATCCTCGACGAACCGACGAACGACCTCGACATCGAGACGCTGGACCTGCTGCAGGATGTGCTGGGCGACTATCCGGGCACCGTCCTGCTGGTCAGCCATGACCGCGATTTCATCGATCGTGTGGCGACGCAGACCGTGGCGCTAGAGGGCGACGGCCGTGTGGGCGTCTATCCCGGGGGCTGGTCGGACTATGCGGCGCAGCGCCCCGAGATCGCCGAAATCATTGAAAAATCAACGGCAACGGCACCAAAGCCCGCAACCAGGGTGAAGAAGCCCACCGATGGCTTGACCTTTGTCGAGAGGAAGCGCCTCGACGATCTGCCGGCGCAGATCGCGCGGCTGGAGGCCGAGATCGGCAAGCTGTCCGACCTGCTGTCCGACCCCGGGCTGTTCACCCGCGAACCGGTGAAGTTCGCACGCGCCGGCCAGATGCTGACCGACCGCCAGGCCGCGCTGGCCGCGGCCGAGGAGGAATGGCTGCGCCTGGCGGAAAAGGCCGATGGCTGA
- a CDS encoding urease subunit beta, with protein MIPGEIMTAEGEITLNAGAVVTTLLVANTGDRPVQVGSHYHFAETNPALSFDRAAARGQRLDIAAGTAVRFEPGQTREVRLVPFGGLRAVYGFNGAVMGPL; from the coding sequence ATGATCCCGGGAGAGATCATGACGGCCGAAGGCGAGATCACCTTGAACGCCGGCGCCGTGGTGACCACCTTGCTGGTGGCAAACACCGGCGACCGTCCGGTGCAGGTCGGCAGCCACTATCATTTCGCCGAGACCAATCCGGCGCTGTCCTTCGACAGGGCGGCGGCCCGGGGCCAAAGGCTCGACATCGCGGCAGGAACCGCGGTGCGGTTCGAGCCCGGCCAGACACGCGAGGTGCGGCTTGTGCCCTTCGGCGGGTTGCGGGCCGTCTACGGATTCAACGGGGCTGTCATGGGCCCGCTCTGA
- the ureC gene encoding urease subunit alpha, translating into MPATISRAAYAAMFGPTTGDRVRLADTDLVIEVERDLTTYGEEVKFGGGKVIRDGMGQSQITRAQGAMDTVITNALIVDWTGIYKADVGLRDGRIHGIGKAGNPDVQPGVTLPIGPGTEIIAGEGRILTAGGFDAHIHFICPQQIDDALHSGMTCMLGGGTGPAHGTLATTCTPGPWHIGRMLQAFDAFPMNIGLSSKGNASLPAALEEMVRAGACAMKLHEDWGTTPAAIDCCLTVADAMDVQVMIHTDTLNESGFVENTLAAIKGRTIHAFHTEGAGGGHAPDIIKVVGSQNILPSSTNPTMPYTVNTLEEHLDMLMVCHHLDRRVPEDVAFAESRIRKETIAAEDILHDMGAFSVMASDSQAMGRVGEVIIRTWQTAHKMKLQRGRMDGEQGANDNLRVRRYIAKYTINPAIVHGMSDHIGSVEVGKRADLVLWSPAFFGVKPEMVLLGGTIAVAQMGDPNASIPTPQPVYTRPMFGAFGRSRTASSVTFTSQAAQDDAVGGRLGLAKETVAVRGTRGLAKRDMKLNDATPQIEVNPETYEVRADGVLLTCEPARELPMAQRYFLY; encoded by the coding sequence ATGCCCGCAACGATCAGCCGCGCCGCCTATGCCGCCATGTTCGGCCCCACCACGGGCGACCGGGTGCGGCTGGCCGATACCGATCTGGTGATCGAGGTCGAGCGCGACCTGACCACCTATGGCGAGGAGGTGAAGTTCGGCGGCGGCAAGGTGATCCGCGACGGCATGGGCCAGAGCCAGATCACGCGGGCGCAGGGCGCCATGGACACGGTGATCACCAACGCGCTGATCGTGGACTGGACGGGCATCTACAAGGCGGATGTGGGGCTGCGCGACGGACGCATCCATGGCATCGGCAAGGCAGGCAACCCCGACGTGCAGCCCGGCGTGACCCTTCCGATCGGCCCGGGCACCGAGATCATTGCGGGTGAAGGGCGCATCCTGACCGCAGGCGGGTTCGACGCGCATATCCATTTCATCTGCCCCCAGCAGATCGACGACGCGCTGCATTCGGGCATGACCTGCATGCTCGGCGGCGGCACCGGGCCCGCGCATGGCACCTTGGCCACCACCTGCACGCCGGGGCCCTGGCATATCGGGCGGATGCTGCAGGCCTTCGATGCCTTCCCCATGAATATCGGCCTGTCGTCCAAGGGCAACGCAAGCCTTCCCGCCGCACTGGAAGAGATGGTGCGCGCGGGTGCCTGCGCGATGAAGCTGCATGAGGACTGGGGCACCACGCCTGCCGCGATCGACTGCTGCCTGACGGTCGCCGATGCGATGGACGTGCAGGTGATGATCCACACCGACACGCTGAACGAAAGCGGCTTTGTCGAGAACACGCTGGCCGCGATCAAGGGCCGCACGATCCACGCGTTCCATACCGAGGGCGCAGGCGGCGGACATGCGCCCGACATCATCAAGGTCGTGGGATCGCAGAACATCCTGCCGTCCTCGACCAACCCGACGATGCCCTATACCGTGAACACGCTCGAGGAACATCTCGACATGCTCATGGTCTGCCACCATCTTGACCGCCGCGTGCCCGAGGATGTGGCCTTTGCCGAGAGCCGGATCCGCAAGGAAACCATCGCGGCCGAGGACATTCTGCACGACATGGGGGCGTTCTCGGTCATGGCCTCGGACAGCCAGGCCATGGGGCGGGTGGGTGAGGTGATCATCCGCACCTGGCAGACCGCCCACAAGATGAAGCTGCAGCGCGGCCGGATGGATGGCGAACAGGGCGCGAACGACAATCTGCGCGTGCGCCGCTACATCGCGAAATACACCATCAACCCGGCCATCGTGCATGGCATGTCGGACCACATCGGCAGTGTCGAGGTGGGCAAGCGCGCCGATCTGGTGCTGTGGTCGCCCGCCTTCTTCGGCGTCAAGCCCGAGATGGTTCTGCTGGGCGGCACGATCGCGGTGGCGCAGATGGGTGACCCCAACGCCAGCATCCCGACCCCGCAGCCGGTCTACACCCGCCCGATGTTCGGCGCCTTCGGACGTTCGCGCACCGCATCGTCGGTCACTTTCACAAGCCAGGCCGCGCAGGACGATGCGGTCGGCGGGCGTCTTGGCCTGGCGAAAGAGACCGTCGCCGTCCGGGGCACGCGCGGGCTGGCCAAGCGCGACATGAAGCTGAACGATGCGACGCCGCAGATCGAGGTGAACCCCGAGACCTACGAGGTGCGGGCGGACGGCGTGCTGCTGACCTGCGAACCGGCGCGCGAACTGCCGATGGCGCAGCGGTATTTTCTGTACTGA
- a CDS encoding urease accessory protein UreE, producing MPHAVALHRRGHGPDRVPYDLVVLAYDERLLRRRRLVTAHEEGFFVDLPQVIGLDQGDRFELADGRLIEVIAAEEELLEVTGDLPRLAWHVGNRHTPCQIEAGRLLIRQDHVLEAMLHQLGAHMHRISEPFMPEGGAYGMGRTMGHDHGHGHAHGHGHGHGHGHGHAHDHHHDHGGDPPARQPQVITRGVVSGTGPVPHQLPPHGPFDEPA from the coding sequence CTGCCGCACGCCGTTGCCCTGCACCGGCGCGGTCACGGGCCCGACCGGGTGCCCTATGACCTTGTCGTGCTGGCCTATGATGAACGCCTGCTGCGCCGCCGCCGTCTGGTGACGGCGCATGAAGAGGGGTTCTTTGTCGACTTGCCGCAGGTCATCGGGCTGGATCAGGGCGACCGGTTCGAGCTTGCCGACGGCCGGCTGATCGAGGTGATCGCGGCCGAGGAGGAACTGCTGGAGGTGACGGGCGATCTGCCACGCCTGGCGTGGCATGTGGGCAACCGCCATACCCCCTGCCAGATCGAAGCGGGGCGATTGCTGATCCGGCAGGATCACGTTCTGGAAGCGATGTTGCACCAGTTGGGTGCGCATATGCACCGCATCAGCGAACCCTTCATGCCCGAGGGGGGCGCCTATGGCATGGGCCGCACGATGGGCCATGACCATGGGCACGGTCATGCCCACGGGCACGGACACGGACACGGGCATGGCCACGGGCACGCACATGACCACCACCATGACCATGGCGGCGATCCGCCGGCGCGTCAGCCGCAGGTGATTACCCGGGGCGTGGTGTCGGGCACCGGTCCGGTGCCACATCAGTTGCCGCCACACGGCCCGTTCGACGAACCGGCATGA
- a CDS encoding acylneuraminate cytidylyltransferase family protein yields the protein MILGHIGARKGSKGVPGKNTRMIAGKPLVDWSLDQLLQNPRVGAVVVSTDDPLLYDHAVARGCLAIGLRPDHLATDGAGKWGVWQHALAASAPLLREPVTAFLDLDCTSPLRLPEDIDAALDLYAREAPDMVMSCCEARKNPYFNLVEPDATGALHVSKPLPGGVVARQHAPAVYEHAASTYVVSPDYLRRSAGLWEGRVIPFLMPPERCMDIDTPFDFELVEWLLTRKTP from the coding sequence ATGATCCTGGGGCATATCGGCGCGCGCAAGGGGTCGAAGGGCGTGCCCGGCAAGAACACGCGGATGATCGCCGGCAAGCCGCTGGTCGACTGGTCGCTTGACCAGTTGCTGCAAAACCCGCGGGTGGGCGCGGTGGTGGTATCCACCGATGACCCGCTGCTCTACGACCATGCTGTCGCCCGGGGCTGTCTGGCCATCGGCCTGCGCCCTGATCATCTGGCCACCGATGGCGCGGGCAAGTGGGGTGTCTGGCAGCATGCCCTTGCGGCATCCGCGCCGCTGCTGCGCGAACCGGTGACCGCCTTTCTCGATCTCGACTGCACCTCGCCGCTGCGCCTGCCCGAGGATATCGACGCGGCGCTCGACCTTTATGCGCGGGAAGCCCCCGACATGGTCATGTCCTGCTGCGAGGCGCGCAAGAATCCCTATTTCAACCTGGTCGAGCCGGATGCGACCGGCGCGCTGCACGTGTCGAAGCCGCTGCCTGGCGGTGTCGTGGCGCGGCAGCATGCGCCCGCGGTCTATGAACATGCCGCCTCGACCTATGTCGTCTCGCCCGACTACCTGCGCCGCTCGGCGGGACTGTGGGAAGGGCGCGTGATCCCCTTCCTGATGCCGCCCGAACGCTGCATGGACATCGACACCCCCTTCGACTTCGAACTCGTCGAATGGCTGCTGACAAGGAAAACCCCATGA
- a CDS encoding urease subunit gamma, translating into MNLTPREKDKLLVSLAAIVARGRLARGVPLNHPEAVALITDFVVEGARDGRSVADLMEAGAHVITRDQCMPGIPEMIETVQVEATFPDGTKLVTVHHPIR; encoded by the coding sequence ATGAACCTGACCCCACGCGAAAAAGACAAGCTTCTCGTCAGTCTTGCGGCCATCGTGGCGCGCGGGCGCCTGGCGCGCGGCGTGCCGCTGAACCACCCCGAGGCCGTTGCCCTGATCACCGATTTCGTGGTCGAGGGTGCGCGCGACGGGCGCAGCGTCGCCGATCTGATGGAGGCCGGCGCGCATGTGATCACCCGCGACCAGTGCATGCCCGGTATCCCCGAGATGATCGAGACCGTTCAGGTCGAGGCCACCTTTCCCGACGGCACCAAGCTCGTGACCGTCCACCATCCGATCCGCTGA
- a CDS encoding urease accessory protein UreF produces the protein MTAPLRDAPAAAWACDPAALMTLVQWLSPAFPTGAFGYSHGMETAIQRGEVPDSSSVRAWIGDVLAHGAPRGDAILLAHALRPNADHAALADLARALSATAERLRETEEQGAALSRATNALRATDHPPLPWPVALGRAAGPLGLPVPVVLGLALQSFAANLVTVAVRFVPLGQTEGQAVLASLQAPILRLAEEAATAPLSAIASAAIRADIASALHETLNVRMFRT, from the coding sequence ATGACCGCGCCGCTGCGCGATGCCCCGGCCGCAGCCTGGGCCTGCGATCCGGCAGCCCTGATGACGCTGGTGCAGTGGCTGTCGCCGGCCTTCCCTACCGGCGCCTTCGGCTATTCGCACGGCATGGAAACGGCGATCCAGCGGGGCGAAGTCCCCGATTCGTCGTCCGTGCGCGCCTGGATCGGCGACGTGCTGGCCCATGGCGCGCCGCGCGGCGATGCGATCCTCCTGGCCCATGCCCTGCGCCCCAATGCGGACCATGCCGCGCTGGCCGATCTGGCGCGGGCGCTGTCGGCCACGGCCGAACGCCTGCGCGAGACCGAAGAACAGGGTGCCGCGCTGTCCCGCGCCACCAATGCGCTGCGCGCGACCGACCACCCGCCGCTGCCCTGGCCCGTCGCACTTGGCCGCGCTGCGGGGCCGCTGGGCCTGCCTGTGCCGGTGGTGCTGGGCCTTGCGCTGCAATCCTTCGCGGCGAACCTGGTCACCGTGGCCGTGCGCTTCGTTCCGCTCGGCCAGACCGAGGGGCAGGCGGTGCTCGCATCGCTGCAGGCCCCGATCCTGAGGCTGGCGGAGGAGGCCGCCACCGCGCCCCTGTCGGCCATCGCCTCGGCCGCGATCCGTGCCGACATCGCCTCGGCCCTGCATGAAACCCTGAACGTCCGGATGTTCCGCACATGA
- a CDS encoding DUF1127 domain-containing protein — protein sequence MTVLTTNTTAARPGLLSRAVSGFWNFLVLLAESGPMMEQVRRLNATTDEDLAARGLTREGEVRRIFGARMGL from the coding sequence ATGACTGTACTGACCACGAACACGACCGCCGCCCGTCCGGGCCTTCTGTCCCGCGCGGTGTCCGGCTTCTGGAACTTCCTTGTCCTTCTGGCCGAAAGCGGCCCGATGATGGAACAGGTGCGTCGCCTGAACGCGACCACGGACGAGGATCTTGCGGCCCGCGGCCTGACCCGCGAGGGCGAGGTGCGCCGGATCTTCGGCGCGCGCATGGGTCTCTGA
- a CDS encoding urease accessory protein UreD translates to MLDGTAHRGLAAPPAMQRAAGVADVRLKPGPHGAIPDRLVQQGSAKAMLHLDGPAPEVVFLNTAGGLTGGDRLALSLEVPPGLVATATTQTAERAYAAGGGTARVDVALRVGAGGWLDWLPQETILFDGASLEREVSIDLAPGAGCLFLESVILGRHAMGERVEGLLFRDRREVRRDGRPIWAEPLAFDTRTLSRAESPAVLGGARAFATIALIRPDAGDLLEPLRAVLDQPEVESGASAMEGRLVLRLIAWDGLPLRRQILRALSVLRPGPLPRVWQP, encoded by the coding sequence ATGTTGGACGGGACAGCGCACAGGGGATTGGCCGCACCGCCCGCCATGCAGCGGGCTGCGGGCGTGGCCGATGTCCGGCTGAAGCCGGGGCCGCATGGCGCCATTCCCGACCGGCTGGTGCAGCAGGGATCGGCCAAGGCCATGCTGCACCTGGACGGCCCCGCGCCCGAGGTGGTGTTCCTGAATACTGCGGGCGGCCTGACGGGCGGCGACCGGCTGGCGCTGTCGCTGGAGGTTCCGCCCGGGCTGGTCGCCACCGCGACGACGCAGACGGCGGAGCGCGCCTATGCCGCGGGCGGCGGGACGGCGCGCGTCGACGTGGCGCTGCGGGTCGGCGCGGGCGGCTGGCTGGACTGGCTGCCGCAGGAGACGATCCTGTTCGACGGCGCCAGCCTGGAACGCGAGGTGTCGATCGATCTGGCGCCCGGCGCGGGCTGCCTGTTCCTGGAAAGCGTGATCCTCGGCCGGCACGCGATGGGCGAGCGGGTCGAGGGGCTGCTGTTCCGCGACCGGCGCGAGGTGCGGCGCGACGGGCGGCCGATATGGGCGGAACCGCTGGCCTTCGACACCCGGACGCTGTCGCGCGCCGAAAGCCCTGCGGTTCTGGGCGGCGCGCGAGCCTTCGCGACGATCGCCCTGATCCGCCCCGACGCGGGTGACCTGCTGGAACCGCTGCGCGCCGTGCTTGACCAGCCCGAGGTCGAATCCGGCGCCTCGGCGATGGAGGGGCGGCTGGTGCTGCGCCTGATCGCCTGGGATGGCCTTCCGCTGCGCCGCCAGATCCTGCGCGCGCTGTCGGTGCTGCGCCCCGGCCCCCTGCCCCGCGTGTGGCAACCCTGA